One region of Ahniella affigens genomic DNA includes:
- a CDS encoding nuclear transport factor 2 family protein, which yields MNTFTHRLVMASMLALSAPIAWSHGTEQHKASMIEAGRTTAKASVSIPMAADDAVAALERFSNALAAGDLPAASQELSPTVLILESGGAERSRDEYLNGHAKHDAEFLKSAQITLNRRTASVSGDLVWVASESQIHAMKGEQMLMILSTETAVLQKVGKSWQIVHLHWSSRAQK from the coding sequence ATGAACACATTTACCCATCGACTTGTCATGGCCTCCATGCTGGCCCTCAGTGCGCCGATTGCTTGGTCGCACGGAACCGAGCAGCACAAGGCTTCGATGATTGAAGCCGGCCGGACGACGGCCAAGGCATCGGTATCGATCCCAATGGCGGCCGATGATGCAGTCGCCGCGCTGGAACGGTTCAGCAACGCATTGGCAGCGGGTGATCTGCCGGCCGCCAGTCAAGAGCTGTCGCCAACCGTACTGATCCTCGAGAGTGGCGGGGCCGAGCGTAGCCGCGACGAATACTTGAACGGTCACGCCAAACACGATGCCGAATTCCTGAAGTCCGCTCAGATCACCCTGAACCGCCGAACCGCGAGTGTTTCCGGTGATCTGGTCTGGGTTGCCAGCGAGTCGCAGATCCACGCCATGAAGGGCGAACAAATGCTGATGATCTTGTCGACCGAAACGGCGGTTTTGCAGAAGGTCGGCAAGAGTTGGCAGATCGTCCACTTGCATTGGTCGTCGAGGGCACAGAAATGA
- a CDS encoding DUF411 domain-containing protein codes for MRRYLLTRFSRIMWVVMAALAGTSACARGPDSRPANAPAAPTHSAHAQKPLVVVHKSPSCGCCGKWVEHLEQAGFPVEVRNDSDLSALKSRLGIPPEMVSCHTAEVDGYVIEGHVPVTDLERLLAERPPARGLVLPGMPLGSPGMEVPNGRKDAFSVELLDKQGNTRTFQQHPSQ; via the coding sequence ATGAGACGCTACCTGCTCACGCGATTTTCCCGAATAATGTGGGTGGTCATGGCGGCGTTGGCCGGGACCAGCGCGTGCGCGCGGGGCCCGGACAGTCGACCAGCAAACGCGCCAGCGGCGCCGACTCATTCGGCGCATGCCCAGAAGCCCCTCGTGGTGGTGCATAAGTCACCGAGCTGCGGTTGTTGCGGCAAGTGGGTCGAACACTTGGAACAGGCGGGGTTTCCGGTGGAGGTGCGGAATGACTCGGACTTGTCAGCCCTGAAATCACGCCTCGGCATTCCCCCCGAAATGGTCTCGTGCCACACGGCCGAAGTCGATGGCTATGTAATCGAGGGACATGTTCCAGTTACGGACTTGGAGCGCTTGCTGGCCGAGCGGCCACCGGCTCGGGGGCTGGTCCTGCCCGGCATGCCACTGGGTTCGCCCGGCATGGAAGTGCCTAACGGCCGGAAGGACGCTTTTAGCGTTGAATTGCTCGACAAGCAGGGTAACACCCGTACGTTTCAGCAGCACCCGAGTCAATGA
- a CDS encoding heavy metal response regulator transcription factor, giving the protein MKILLIEDEGKIGDYLKRGLSEAGFTTDWVQDGLTGQQMAMEEDYGLVILDVMLPERDGYALLRHIREAGVQTPVIFLTARDQIEDRVHGLELGADDYLVKPFAFSELLARLRSLLRRSPVREGETLQVADLELDLRRRRAFRKGQRIDLTAKEFALLELLMRREGEILPRALIASQVWDMNFDSDTNVVEVAIRRLRTKVDTDFEVRLIHTIRGMGYVLEPPGAAPVIA; this is encoded by the coding sequence ATGAAGATCCTATTGATCGAAGATGAAGGCAAGATTGGTGACTACCTCAAGCGTGGCTTGAGCGAAGCCGGGTTCACCACCGATTGGGTGCAGGATGGCTTGACCGGACAGCAGATGGCCATGGAGGAAGACTACGGCCTGGTAATTCTGGACGTCATGTTGCCTGAACGCGATGGCTATGCGCTGCTTCGCCACATTCGTGAGGCGGGCGTGCAGACGCCAGTGATTTTCCTGACGGCGCGAGATCAGATAGAGGATCGCGTGCATGGACTGGAACTGGGCGCCGATGACTATCTGGTCAAACCGTTCGCTTTTTCGGAACTTTTGGCGCGGCTTCGCAGTTTGCTGCGACGGTCGCCGGTCCGAGAGGGCGAGACCCTACAAGTAGCCGACCTGGAGCTGGATTTGCGGCGTCGACGGGCATTTCGAAAAGGGCAGCGAATCGATTTGACGGCCAAGGAATTTGCTTTGCTGGAGTTATTGATGCGTCGGGAAGGGGAAATCCTGCCGCGGGCTTTGATCGCATCGCAGGTGTGGGATATGAATTTTGACAGTGACACCAATGTCGTGGAGGTGGCGATCCGGCGTTTGCGGACCAAAGTGGACACGGACTTTGAGGTCCGCTTGATCCACACGATCCGCGGCATGGGTTATGTGTTGGAGCCTCCGGGTGCGGCGCCCGTCATTGCATAG
- a CDS encoding heavy metal sensor histidine kinase: MRRPSLHSSIAWRITLAYTVLAAVVFAMVAIVIHLAVEQHFQGQDRKAWEGKFELIGHILDDWRGEQDNAAVFALLSDAMVGHHNLLVRVDDPTANFRFVSGHADIPPLSEARVSALLPGTFRPIAWSGATAAFQGLTTQLPTGRRGHFMEVTVASDISRHQEILSTFDTQLALICGMALLVMAGLSVVTTRRGLAPIADMAAVAESISAQQLQERLPVQEVPIELRPLAEAFNGMLDRLSDSLQRLTDFSSDLAHELRTPISNLMMQTQVSLSKRRSEDEYREVLYSALEEYEDLARMISDMLFLAKADHGLVIPTREQIDLAQEVTAVFEFYDALASERGVRLKHHGQASIQGDRVMIRRALGNLLANAIRFTPRGGMIRVDITRSSEAASILVENPGPTIPPEQMVRLFNRFYRGSASRTRTDEGAGLGLAICQSIVRAHGGDVSVASFAGVTRFVMQFPMELAGLHGEAEGSEPGPRPRRPH, encoded by the coding sequence GTGCGGCGCCCGTCATTGCATAGTTCGATCGCCTGGCGCATCACGCTCGCCTATACGGTGTTGGCGGCGGTGGTTTTTGCTATGGTCGCGATTGTGATCCATCTCGCCGTGGAGCAGCATTTTCAAGGCCAGGACCGAAAGGCTTGGGAGGGCAAGTTTGAGCTCATCGGGCATATTTTGGATGATTGGCGAGGGGAGCAAGATAATGCTGCCGTATTCGCGTTGTTAAGCGATGCCATGGTCGGCCACCATAATCTCCTGGTCCGGGTTGACGACCCGACCGCCAATTTCCGATTCGTCAGTGGCCACGCTGACATCCCGCCCTTGTCCGAGGCGCGTGTTTCGGCCCTGCTACCGGGTACCTTTCGACCGATTGCCTGGTCGGGAGCAACCGCCGCTTTTCAAGGTCTGACCACCCAACTACCCACCGGAAGGCGGGGCCATTTCATGGAAGTCACCGTTGCCTCCGACATTTCCCGGCATCAAGAAATCCTGTCGACGTTTGATACCCAACTGGCCTTGATTTGCGGCATGGCGCTTCTGGTCATGGCGGGTTTGTCGGTGGTGACAACGCGACGTGGTTTGGCGCCGATCGCCGACATGGCGGCGGTGGCCGAATCGATCTCAGCGCAACAATTGCAGGAACGGCTGCCCGTGCAGGAGGTGCCCATTGAGCTGCGGCCTTTGGCGGAAGCATTCAATGGTATGTTGGATCGCCTCAGCGATTCACTGCAGCGACTGACTGATTTTTCCTCTGATCTTGCTCACGAGCTTCGAACGCCGATCAGCAATCTGATGATGCAAACGCAGGTCAGTCTGTCGAAGCGGCGCAGTGAAGACGAGTATCGCGAGGTGTTGTATTCCGCACTGGAGGAGTATGAGGACTTGGCTCGCATGATCAGCGACATGCTGTTCCTGGCCAAAGCGGATCACGGTCTGGTGATTCCGACCCGGGAGCAGATCGATCTAGCGCAGGAAGTCACTGCGGTCTTCGAGTTTTATGATGCCCTGGCCTCGGAACGGGGCGTGCGTCTCAAACATCACGGTCAGGCGAGCATCCAAGGCGATCGTGTGATGATTCGGCGCGCACTGGGCAATTTGCTCGCCAATGCGATTCGCTTTACGCCGCGTGGTGGCATGATTCGTGTCGACATCACACGCTCGTCTGAGGCGGCCTCAATCCTGGTCGAAAATCCGGGACCGACGATTCCGCCTGAACAAATGGTGAGGTTGTTTAACCGGTTCTATCGCGGCAGCGCCTCGCGCACCCGTACCGACGAGGGGGCGGGGCTGGGATTGGCGATCTGCCAATCTATTGTGCGCGCGCATGGTGGGGATGTATCGGTGGCCTCGTTTGCCGGCGTGACGCGATTCGTCATGCAGTTCCCGATGGAACTTGCCGGCCTCCACGGTGAGGCTGAAGGAAGCGAACCCGGACCGCGTCCACGGCGGCCGCACTGA
- a CDS encoding type II toxin-antitoxin system HicB family antitoxin, with the protein MTHALQYRGYYATLEIDLDAKMIVGRVANVRAALLFEGETPSEAERDFHATIDDYLDDCKARGIRPEESFSGTLQVRLDSKVDHYALATLAASKGSTINAEVKLAVKAHLLQSARVASTSAAGLRKPFLKLVDKSYVLTHEVVQDSA; encoded by the coding sequence ATGACCCATGCGCTTCAATATCGCGGCTACTATGCAACGCTCGAAATCGATCTTGATGCAAAGATGATTGTCGGCCGCGTGGCAAATGTCCGCGCTGCACTGTTGTTTGAAGGCGAGACACCCAGTGAGGCCGAACGGGATTTTCACGCCACGATTGACGACTATCTAGATGATTGCAAAGCGCGCGGCATTCGTCCGGAGGAGTCCTTTAGCGGGACCTTGCAGGTCCGCCTCGACAGCAAAGTGGATCATTATGCGCTCGCGACGCTTGCGGCGAGCAAGGGCAGCACGATCAACGCGGAAGTAAAATTGGCGGTGAAGGCGCATCTGCTGCAGAGCGCCCGCGTCGCGAGCACAAGCGCTGCTGGCCTGAGAAAACCCTTTCTCAAACTGGTTGATAAGTCCTACGTTTTGACTCACGAAGTCGTGCAAGACAGCGCCTAA
- a CDS encoding type II toxin-antitoxin system HicA family toxin, with the protein MTRQDRRLERLRSIPTDYGWDELVAVLTALGYQLSNGAGSRRKFWRADNLAPISLHEPHGSQPVKRIYIRYVLETLIEAELI; encoded by the coding sequence ATGACGCGGCAAGATAGAAGGCTCGAACGACTCCGCTCGATCCCGACTGATTACGGCTGGGATGAACTGGTTGCCGTCCTGACGGCTCTCGGCTACCAGCTCAGCAACGGTGCCGGTTCGCGTCGCAAATTCTGGCGCGCCGACAATTTGGCACCGATCAGTCTTCACGAACCTCATGGTAGCCAACCCGTCAAACGCATCTACATTCGTTACGTGCTTGAGACGCTAATCGAGGCAGAATTGATATGA
- a CDS encoding ABC1 kinase family protein → MPPLPMVPADGRHNQARVLSSLPEPKRLTPNGAIRRTPPLRRFEFFHASLIRCLYRAGRCGVTALVLMAVITIDILLRRNSAERRARRVRAAFQSLGPTFIKLGQQLSARVDLVPYPYILELEKLLDDVPAFPAAQAIAIIERTTGRRLTEIFQTFDPKPIGSGSIACVFQAVLQTGEHVAVKVRRPGIGEQLAADLTVLRWGCLALELFAFPPGFTRNFVDDLRTMLFEELNFAREARFTELFRHQVKQAKLKFVSAPKVHHRWCSFEVLVSEFVSGVWMTDILHAVETQDQTILQHLSEQGIRPKKLARRVLRTSRFGAFEGWAFHADFHPANILVRPDNRLILIDFGSCGTSTEKERRIWRAFFHAQGQSDVSGMVRAIIGMLDPLPPVDLDEFSKRLEAEFWRDLHAHKSKHAHWWERTTTNLWIGFFLLTRQYRIPVNINILKTIRASLLSHTIAARLHPNIDHYAEFRKYAADAGRRARKRVHARLNALGTDQTYLDIEQGIAAARAGFERLQRYLDTYYVNANRQEQTGAFLFQEAIRGLGVGALLLVVTKTWMVLRLIASGQHTVQETLSAQFQTSAGWATAVTHPLFLVTATLAGLYVVRRLWQRLGMKYPAAT, encoded by the coding sequence ATGCCCCCTCTCCCAATGGTGCCCGCTGATGGCAGGCACAACCAGGCACGAGTGTTGTCGTCACTGCCCGAACCGAAACGCCTGACGCCGAACGGCGCCATTCGGCGTACGCCCCCATTGCGGCGCTTCGAGTTCTTCCATGCCAGTCTGATTCGCTGCCTGTATCGGGCGGGTCGATGCGGGGTCACCGCGCTCGTGTTGATGGCGGTGATCACGATCGACATTCTGCTACGACGCAATTCAGCTGAACGTCGGGCGCGACGCGTGCGGGCTGCCTTCCAGTCGCTCGGCCCTACCTTTATCAAGCTCGGTCAGCAGCTGTCCGCGCGCGTCGATCTGGTGCCCTATCCCTATATTCTCGAACTGGAGAAACTCCTCGACGACGTACCGGCCTTCCCCGCTGCGCAGGCCATCGCCATCATTGAGCGAACCACCGGACGACGATTGACCGAGATATTTCAGACTTTCGACCCCAAACCCATTGGTTCGGGATCCATCGCCTGTGTCTTTCAAGCCGTTCTGCAGACGGGCGAGCACGTCGCAGTCAAGGTCCGTCGACCGGGGATAGGGGAACAACTCGCCGCTGATCTAACAGTGTTACGCTGGGGTTGTCTGGCCCTGGAGCTGTTTGCCTTCCCACCTGGCTTCACGCGCAATTTCGTCGACGACCTGCGTACCATGCTGTTCGAAGAACTGAATTTCGCGCGCGAGGCGCGTTTCACCGAATTGTTCCGACATCAAGTCAAACAAGCCAAACTGAAGTTCGTGTCGGCGCCCAAAGTACATCACCGTTGGTGCAGCTTCGAAGTCTTGGTGTCTGAATTCGTGTCCGGCGTTTGGATGACTGACATCCTTCACGCCGTCGAAACTCAAGATCAGACCATCTTGCAACACCTGTCGGAACAGGGGATCCGCCCCAAGAAACTGGCACGCCGGGTGCTCCGGACGTCCCGCTTCGGGGCCTTTGAAGGTTGGGCGTTTCACGCCGATTTCCACCCTGCCAATATCCTGGTCCGCCCTGACAACCGCTTGATTTTGATTGACTTCGGCTCTTGTGGCACCTCCACTGAAAAGGAACGCCGGATCTGGCGTGCGTTTTTTCATGCCCAAGGTCAAAGCGATGTCAGCGGTATGGTGCGTGCAATCATTGGCATGCTCGACCCCTTACCGCCGGTCGACCTGGATGAATTCTCCAAACGCCTGGAAGCTGAGTTCTGGCGCGACTTGCATGCGCACAAGAGCAAACATGCGCACTGGTGGGAGCGCACCACCACCAATCTGTGGATCGGGTTCTTCCTGCTCACTCGTCAGTACCGCATTCCCGTCAATATCAACATCCTGAAAACGATCCGCGCGAGCCTGCTCTCGCACACGATCGCCGCGCGACTGCACCCAAACATTGATCACTACGCCGAGTTCCGGAAGTACGCCGCCGATGCCGGACGACGTGCTCGAAAACGCGTGCACGCGCGCCTCAACGCACTCGGCACCGACCAGACTTATCTCGACATCGAGCAGGGGATCGCGGCGGCACGCGCCGGGTTCGAACGACTGCAACGATATCTCGACACCTACTATGTCAATGCCAATAGGCAGGAGCAAACGGGGGCATTTCTGTTCCAAGAAGCCATCCGCGGGCTCGGTGTGGGAGCCTTGCTGCTGGTGGTCACCAAAACTTGGATGGTCTTGCGCTTGATAGCATCGGGCCAGCACACCGTTCAGGAGACGCTATCAGCCCAGTTTCAGACCAGCGCCGGGTGGGCCACCGCCGTCACGCATCCACTGTTCCTGGTCACCGCGACGCTGGCGGGCTTATACGTGGTCCGTCGCCTATGGCAACGACTCGGCATGAAGTATCCGGCCGCTACGTGA
- a CDS encoding DUF3050 domain-containing protein, giving the protein MLIAPLSVPATPPTATLADQYPAALAELRQHSAALHVHPVFALVHTPEDLRTFMRWHVFAVWDFMSLVKRLQIDLTCVSLPWMPPKYPKAARLINEIVLGEESDETPDHAHASHYDLYLDGMKEVGADPVEIRAFLAELAATGDVPEALRRVKVPAPIGDFVRATLATAESGTTAEVLGSFFYGRENVIPRMFEALLSKWTIDESTVPTFVYYLKRHIELDGDAHGPAAEAIIDDIVGDHLEQRMALVRAAISAVKARIALWDALAATLNVPVAA; this is encoded by the coding sequence ATGTTAATCGCTCCCTTGTCTGTACCCGCCACGCCGCCTACGGCCACTTTGGCCGACCAATACCCTGCTGCGCTTGCCGAGCTCCGGCAGCACAGCGCCGCCCTACATGTCCACCCGGTGTTTGCACTGGTGCACACACCTGAAGACCTGCGAACGTTCATGCGTTGGCATGTCTTTGCGGTCTGGGATTTCATGTCCCTAGTCAAGCGCCTGCAAATCGATCTGACCTGTGTGTCGCTGCCGTGGATGCCGCCGAAATATCCAAAGGCTGCCCGCCTGATCAATGAAATCGTGCTCGGCGAAGAGTCGGATGAGACCCCCGATCACGCGCATGCCAGCCACTACGATTTGTACTTGGATGGGATGAAGGAAGTCGGCGCTGATCCTGTCGAAATCCGCGCGTTCCTGGCCGAGCTGGCCGCCACCGGCGACGTCCCAGAGGCGCTGCGACGCGTCAAGGTGCCTGCACCGATTGGTGACTTTGTTCGCGCGACCCTTGCGACCGCTGAATCCGGCACTACTGCCGAAGTCCTTGGCAGCTTCTTCTATGGCCGGGAAAATGTGATCCCGCGGATGTTCGAGGCCTTGCTCTCGAAGTGGACCATTGATGAGTCGACTGTGCCCACGTTCGTGTACTACCTGAAGCGACACATCGAGCTCGATGGCGACGCTCATGGCCCAGCCGCAGAAGCCATTATCGATGACATTGTCGGCGATCACTTAGAGCAGCGAATGGCCTTGGTTCGCGCCGCCATTAGTGCGGTCAAAGCTCGAATCGCCCTTTGGGACGCCTTGGCGGCAACTCTCAATGTGCCGGTGGCCGCGTGA
- a CDS encoding efflux RND transporter permease subunit → MNSLFKRLATLPPVWVLLSHAVLLIVMAIGISKLSLRNNDDADLPADDPIVQTNDRFEAIFGSKDRVLVSLESDDAFSLPSLTATREIANAFVGLPWVVGNEIKSLATIKNIEGTDEGLEVGTLYGAEALTPEVAAAVRHHATSNPLIDGFAVSEDGKASLILINVVRGSNQAEVFEDTYRILEPYRSAFKVRIIGDLILSEAIDRGIQTDALVLFPLAVVIQLIVLFLVFRNTRLVLASVVTTIIGIVWTMGLQGWMGYPITVVTTSIPILIAITAGSYAIYVVQTLLEERPNQASTVIALAEAMAKVAFPLVIACLTSAVGAISLLVFKVTAIAELGVVTGIGTIAALIVVVTLLPTLLRGFEPAAGRAGLRSSPAGAQAVTQWSQRQLTRMAALSMARPSLTLAGYAAVLIFSLVALGWLRTGANFADYLPDGHPIKTDMAYFDARLGGSRYFDLLIEAPEQDGVQDPRFLQRVEAIQNYAESLPNVGKTMSFVDVLKRIDAVIQNRTDGQIPESFDQAAQYLLLYSISSSPEDFSDLVDYDNRRVKVYIPVKTSEQEAHVAIYEQLKTFAAGLPNHEIHVEYGGNLLVWLAQMDYIIVGKIQNIISSVVMIFLLCAIFFRSWRYALLATIPISLAILATFALMAVFGIRLEVSTAVITGITIGIGIDFAYHFLYHYRSAEAHHPTGAVHSAVKEAIHNSGPAILFTIAVTVFGFAAFLFSTFTPIQNFGYLVGINMLFSGLATFTMIPAMLAWRFRHRAQPTLTTQVAADAGY, encoded by the coding sequence TTGAACAGCCTTTTCAAGCGCCTAGCAACTCTGCCGCCAGTATGGGTGCTGCTCAGTCATGCCGTGCTGTTGATTGTCATGGCGATCGGGATCAGCAAACTGAGCCTTCGCAACAACGATGACGCTGACCTGCCCGCCGACGACCCAATTGTGCAGACTAATGATCGCTTCGAAGCGATCTTCGGCAGCAAGGACCGCGTCCTGGTGTCCCTAGAAAGCGACGACGCCTTCTCGCTGCCCTCATTGACTGCGACTCGGGAAATTGCCAATGCCTTCGTCGGTCTGCCTTGGGTCGTCGGCAACGAAATCAAGAGTCTTGCGACCATCAAGAATATCGAAGGGACTGATGAGGGCCTGGAGGTCGGTACATTGTATGGTGCCGAAGCACTGACCCCCGAGGTTGCCGCGGCGGTTCGCCATCATGCGACCTCGAACCCCTTGATTGATGGTTTCGCCGTGTCGGAGGACGGCAAGGCCTCGCTCATTCTGATCAACGTTGTTCGCGGCTCGAACCAAGCGGAAGTCTTTGAAGACACCTATCGAATCTTGGAACCCTACCGATCTGCTTTCAAGGTCCGGATTATTGGCGACCTCATCCTGTCCGAAGCCATTGATCGCGGTATCCAGACGGACGCCTTGGTGCTGTTTCCGCTGGCAGTCGTGATTCAGTTGATCGTGCTCTTCCTCGTCTTTCGCAATACGCGTTTGGTCCTGGCCAGTGTCGTGACCACGATTATCGGCATTGTTTGGACCATGGGCCTGCAAGGTTGGATGGGCTACCCAATAACAGTCGTCACGACCTCGATCCCAATCTTGATCGCCATCACAGCTGGCTCCTATGCCATCTATGTCGTACAGACGTTGCTGGAGGAACGACCCAACCAGGCTTCAACGGTGATCGCACTGGCTGAAGCGATGGCCAAGGTCGCGTTTCCGTTGGTCATTGCTTGTTTGACATCCGCAGTCGGTGCCATCTCTTTGCTCGTTTTCAAAGTCACCGCCATTGCCGAACTGGGTGTCGTGACCGGCATTGGCACAATCGCCGCACTGATCGTCGTGGTGACCTTGCTGCCGACATTGCTGCGCGGCTTTGAGCCCGCCGCGGGTCGTGCCGGGCTGAGGTCCAGTCCCGCAGGCGCACAAGCAGTGACCCAGTGGTCGCAACGACAGTTGACCCGAATGGCAGCACTGAGCATGGCCCGACCGAGTCTGACGTTGGCGGGCTATGCCGCAGTCTTGATATTTTCGCTTGTGGCGCTCGGCTGGCTCCGAACTGGCGCCAATTTTGCTGACTACCTCCCCGATGGTCATCCAATCAAGACGGACATGGCCTATTTTGACGCTCGACTGGGCGGATCGCGCTACTTCGATCTATTGATCGAGGCTCCGGAGCAAGACGGCGTGCAGGATCCTCGATTCCTGCAACGCGTCGAGGCCATCCAGAACTACGCCGAGTCGCTGCCAAATGTCGGCAAGACCATGTCCTTCGTCGATGTGCTGAAACGGATCGATGCGGTGATCCAAAACCGGACGGACGGTCAGATTCCCGAATCCTTCGACCAGGCGGCCCAATACCTGTTGCTGTATTCCATCTCCAGCTCGCCGGAAGACTTCTCAGATCTGGTCGACTATGACAATCGCCGAGTGAAAGTCTACATCCCAGTCAAAACCTCAGAGCAGGAGGCGCACGTCGCGATCTACGAGCAACTCAAAACGTTTGCGGCAGGACTTCCGAACCACGAGATTCATGTCGAGTATGGCGGCAACTTGTTGGTTTGGCTTGCCCAAATGGATTACATCATCGTCGGCAAGATCCAGAACATCATCTCCTCAGTCGTCATGATCTTTTTGCTCTGCGCCATTTTTTTCCGATCCTGGCGTTATGCCTTGCTCGCGACGATCCCAATCAGTCTCGCAATTCTGGCGACCTTTGCCCTGATGGCCGTCTTTGGAATACGCCTCGAAGTTTCGACCGCTGTGATCACTGGCATCACCATTGGCATCGGCATCGACTTCGCCTACCACTTTCTTTACCACTACCGTAGTGCCGAAGCCCATCATCCGACCGGCGCGGTCCACAGTGCGGTCAAGGAAGCGATCCATAATTCGGGGCCAGCGATTCTCTTCACGATTGCCGTGACCGTCTTTGGTTTTGCCGCGTTCCTGTTCTCGACGTTTACGCCGATTCAGAACTTCGGCTACTTGGTCGGCATCAATATGCTGTTCTCTGGACTGGCAACCTTTACGATGATCCCAGCCATGCTGGCTTGGCGATTTCGGCATCGCGCCCAGCCTACGCTCACCACACAGGTGGCTGCCGATGCAGGCTATTAA
- a CDS encoding outer membrane lipoprotein-sorting protein, whose amino-acid sequence MFRFLNTIAIHSVLALAPILLPQLAVAAPSDARSHILANIEAEASKDERTTVRITLTNPQGKVQERTLHWITLTLASGDKRSLVTFDLPKAIKGTSLLTFENKDRDDERWLFLPALKKTRRISGSDKSDTFMGTDFAYEDLVTEEPEKYDYAFPATQDCGTQCVTVIATPRTEQERIESGYGKRLITLDTRTHMVLRIEYYNKAGIHAKSFTASDFQSVHANGALRPFRMQMVDLINQHTTVMAFQGYQIDTGVSEDDVSQRALTKG is encoded by the coding sequence ATGTTTCGCTTTCTGAACACTATCGCCATTCACAGTGTGCTTGCACTCGCTCCAATTTTACTCCCCCAGTTGGCTGTCGCTGCACCCTCTGATGCCCGATCCCACATTCTGGCCAATATCGAGGCGGAAGCCTCGAAAGATGAACGGACCACGGTCCGGATCACCCTGACCAACCCCCAGGGCAAAGTGCAAGAGCGAACTTTGCACTGGATCACACTGACTCTGGCCTCGGGCGACAAACGCTCGCTGGTCACGTTTGACCTGCCTAAAGCCATCAAGGGCACCAGCCTGCTGACGTTTGAGAATAAGGATCGCGACGATGAACGTTGGCTGTTCTTGCCGGCATTGAAGAAAACCCGCCGCATTTCGGGCTCAGACAAGTCGGACACGTTTATGGGTACCGACTTCGCATACGAAGACTTGGTAACCGAAGAGCCAGAAAAATATGACTATGCCTTTCCAGCAACGCAAGACTGCGGCACGCAGTGCGTCACGGTCATCGCAACACCGCGAACCGAACAAGAAAGGATTGAGAGTGGCTATGGCAAACGCCTGATCACGCTCGATACGCGCACACACATGGTGCTCCGCATCGAGTACTACAACAAAGCCGGCATTCACGCCAAGTCATTTACAGCCAGCGACTTTCAGTCCGTCCATGCCAATGGTGCACTTCGACCATTTCGAATGCAGATGGTCGATCTTATCAACCAGCACACGACTGTCATGGCGTTTCAGGGCTATCAGATTGATACTGGAGTGTCCGAGGATGACGTGTCTCAGCGGGCTTTGACCAAGGGGTGA